The following proteins are encoded in a genomic region of Mycobacterium kiyosense:
- a CDS encoding oxidoreductase, with amino-acid sequence MGDRVAGKVAFITGAARGQGRSHAVRFAQEGADIIAIDICGPIDNLTYEPSTPADLAETAELVGALDRYVVTAQVDVRDYDALKSVVDDGVARLGRLDIVVANAGIGTVGNKLHKIGEKTWQDMIDVNMSGVWKTVKSAVPHLISGGRGGSVVLTSSVGGLKALAHTGHYVAAKHGVVGLMRSFAVELGQHMIRVNAVMPTQVSTPMVMNDRTYRLFRPDLPNPGPDDLAPASQLMHTLPVPWVDAVDISNAVLFLASDESRYVTGVSLPVDAGSLLK; translated from the coding sequence ATGGGAGACCGAGTAGCGGGAAAGGTCGCGTTCATCACCGGCGCCGCGCGCGGGCAGGGCCGCAGTCACGCCGTGCGGTTCGCGCAGGAGGGTGCCGACATCATCGCGATCGACATCTGCGGCCCGATCGACAACCTGACCTACGAGCCGTCGACGCCGGCCGATCTCGCCGAAACCGCCGAACTCGTCGGGGCCCTGGATCGTTACGTCGTGACCGCGCAGGTCGACGTCCGCGACTACGACGCGCTGAAGTCCGTTGTCGACGACGGTGTTGCCCGACTGGGCCGCCTCGACATCGTGGTGGCCAACGCGGGCATCGGCACCGTGGGCAACAAGCTGCACAAGATCGGCGAGAAGACCTGGCAGGACATGATCGACGTCAATATGTCCGGGGTCTGGAAAACGGTGAAATCCGCTGTGCCGCATCTGATCTCGGGTGGCCGTGGCGGTTCGGTCGTGCTGACCAGCTCGGTGGGCGGGCTCAAGGCACTCGCGCACACCGGCCATTACGTTGCCGCCAAACACGGTGTGGTGGGACTGATGCGCAGCTTCGCCGTCGAATTGGGACAGCACATGATCCGGGTGAACGCGGTGATGCCGACCCAGGTCAGCACCCCGATGGTGATGAACGACCGCACCTATCGCCTGTTCCGTCCCGACCTGCCAAATCCCGGGCCCGACGACCTCGCCCCGGCTTCGCAGCTGATGCATACGTTGCCGGTGCCCTGGGTGGACGCCGTCGACATCAGCAATGCCGTCCTATTCCTCGCCTCTGACGAATCTCGTTATGTCACCGGCGTTTCGCTTCCCGTCGACGCGGGCAGCTTGCTCAAGTAG
- a CDS encoding TetR family transcriptional regulator, translated as MDKRRKPNPAERRRELCDTAIQLLADDGAKGLSHLKVDRKAGVPDGTTSFYFRTRSALLLAAAERLAELDLANLQSVADDPAGSRADGSPSLLSQVVIRSGCEPELSRTRARYELTMQAARDPQLAATLAHGTDAFTKLHREILVQLMPHGAQLEPGVVEDLSNVTLTFINGLLLRFAHGDRIVDSAEQLDGILAAIARGILKSPDKGRLTGVGAPRPAARSRAKERG; from the coding sequence ATGGATAAGCGCCGCAAGCCCAACCCGGCCGAGCGCCGTCGCGAGCTATGCGACACGGCGATTCAGTTGTTGGCCGACGACGGCGCCAAGGGTTTGAGCCATCTCAAGGTCGACCGCAAAGCCGGCGTTCCGGACGGGACGACGTCCTTCTACTTCCGAACCCGTTCGGCGCTGCTGCTGGCCGCGGCGGAACGGCTGGCCGAGTTGGACCTGGCAAACCTTCAATCGGTTGCCGACGATCCCGCCGGCAGCAGGGCGGATGGCTCACCGTCGCTGCTGTCGCAGGTGGTGATCCGCAGCGGTTGCGAACCCGAGCTGTCCCGGACCCGCGCCAGGTACGAGCTGACGATGCAGGCGGCCCGCGATCCGCAGCTGGCCGCCACCCTCGCGCACGGCACCGACGCGTTTACCAAGCTGCACCGCGAAATCCTGGTTCAGCTCATGCCGCACGGCGCGCAATTGGAGCCCGGCGTCGTCGAGGATCTGAGCAATGTGACGCTGACGTTCATCAACGGGCTGCTGTTGCGCTTTGCCCACGGCGACCGAATCGTCGACAGTGCAGAGCAACTCGACGGGATCCTGGCCGCCATCGCCCGGGGCATTCTGAAAAGTCCGGACAAGGGCCGACTCACCGGTGTCGGCGCCCCGCGCCCCGCCGCCCGCAGCAGGGCCAAAGAGCGTGGCTGA
- a CDS encoding hypothetical protein (frameshifted, insertion at around 3150697;~possible pseudo due to internal stop codon): MVLGLLLARAGVDVTLLEKHGDFLRDFRGDTVHCSTMRLLDELGLWERFSGLPFTEVRKAAFESNGRAVTYIDFERLRHQPHPFIAMVPQWDLLNLLAAAAGAEPTFTLRMNTEVTGLVRDGERVRGVRYRSADGPGELRADLTVACDGRWSVARQAAGLRAHDYPVKFDVWWFRLPRHDDTEFSFLPRSAPGKALGVIPREGYYQIAYIGAKGSDAQLRARGIEAFRREVAALVPEAADSVGALASMDEVKHLDVRVNRLRRWHCDGLLCIGDAAHAMSPLGGVGINLAVQDAVAAARILARPLLEHRLSGRDLAAVRRRRVFPTAVTQFVQRILHRGAARSAVARPGPGPAGHALPSDRPVAVAFSGAGLLHRGWGATRACPGFRPPSLNPPRIAIPGAARPPEARSQPLY; this comes from the coding sequence ATGGTGCTGGGGCTGTTATTGGCCCGCGCCGGGGTTGACGTAACGCTGTTGGAGAAGCACGGCGACTTCCTGCGCGACTTTCGCGGCGACACCGTCCACTGCTCGACCATGCGACTCCTCGACGAACTCGGTCTGTGGGAGCGCTTTTCGGGCTTGCCGTTCACCGAAGTACGCAAAGCGGCCTTCGAGTCGAACGGTCGCGCGGTCACCTACATCGACTTCGAACGGCTACGCCACCAACCACATCCGTTCATTGCGATGGTGCCGCAGTGGGATCTGCTCAATCTGCTCGCCGCGGCCGCCGGCGCCGAACCCACCTTCACCCTGCGGATGAACACCGAGGTCACCGGGCTGGTCCGAGACGGTGAGCGGGTCCGCGGGGTCCGCTACCGGAGCGCCGACGGACCCGGCGAGCTGCGCGCCGACCTCACCGTCGCCTGCGATGGCCGCTGGTCGGTCGCGCGGCAGGCGGCCGGGCTGCGGGCCCACGACTACCCCGTCAAATTCGATGTGTGGTGGTTCAGGCTGCCGCGCCACGACGACACCGAATTCTCGTTTCTGCCACGCAGCGCCCCGGGCAAGGCGCTCGGTGTGATTCCGCGCGAGGGCTATTACCAGATCGCCTACATCGGCGCCAAAGGCTCCGATGCGCAGCTGCGGGCGCGGGGCATCGAGGCCTTCCGCCGCGAGGTCGCCGCGCTGGTGCCCGAAGCCGCGGACTCGGTCGGTGCACTGGCATCGATGGATGAGGTGAAACACCTCGACGTGCGGGTGAATCGCTTGCGCCGCTGGCACTGTGACGGCTTGTTGTGTATCGGCGACGCCGCGCACGCGATGTCGCCGCTGGGCGGGGTGGGCATCAACCTCGCGGTGCAGGATGCCGTCGCCGCCGCGAGAATACTGGCCCGACCGCTGCTGGAACACCGACTGAGCGGCCGTGACCTGGCGGCGGTCCGGCGCCGACGCGTATTTCCCACCGCGGTAACGCAATTCGTGCAGCGGATCCTGCACCGGGGGGCTGCTCGGTCCGCTGTTGCGCGGCCGGGACCCGGCCCCGCCGGCCACGCTCTTCCGAGTGATCGACCGGTTGCCGTGGCTTTCAGTGGTGCCGGCCTACTTCATCGGGGTTGGGGTGCTACCCGAGCATGCCCCGGCTTTCGCCCGCCGTCCCTGAACCCGCCGCGGATCGCCATCCCGGGCGCTGCCCGACCCCCGGAGGCTCGGTCGCAACCGCTCTACTAA
- the fadD1 gene encoding acyl-CoA synthetase, which yields MTDTIQTLLHRRTADSATAVKYGDLQWTWAEYLTESAAQAAALLAAADPNRPMHIGTLLGNTPDMLTQMAAAGLGGYVLCGLNTTRRGAALAADIRRSDCQIVVTDAEHRPLLDGLDLAGTLVLDTSTPQWKQLVAEAGTLVPHRQVEMTDPFMMIFTSGTSGNPKAVQVSHLMPVFAGVNLTQRFALTEQDTCYVSMPLFHSNAVVAGWAPAVVSGAAIVPAKFSATNFLRDVRHYNATYMNYVGKPLAYILATPEREDDADNPLRVAFGNEANEKDIEQFARRFGARVEDGFGSTENAVIVVREPGTPPGSIGKGMGGAAVYNSETLTQCPVARFDEHGALINADEAIGELVNPTGSGLFSGYYNDPEANAERLRHGMYWSGDLAYQDAEGWIYLAGRTADWMRVDGENLAAAPIERILLRHNAISRVAVYAVPDERVGDAVMAAVVLHQDRALEPESFEAFLNEQPDLSPKSTPPLRAHCRRAAQHRHPQGAQAATDRRGDRDRRRRHPLGARRARHRLPGAAAHW from the coding sequence ATGACCGATACCATTCAAACCCTGCTGCACCGGCGCACGGCCGATTCCGCGACCGCGGTGAAATACGGTGACCTGCAATGGACTTGGGCCGAATACCTGACCGAGTCGGCAGCCCAGGCGGCCGCGCTGCTGGCCGCCGCCGACCCGAACCGGCCGATGCACATCGGGACGCTGCTGGGCAACACACCCGACATGCTGACCCAGATGGCCGCGGCCGGGCTGGGCGGCTACGTTCTGTGCGGGCTGAACACCACCCGGCGGGGTGCGGCGCTGGCCGCCGACATCCGCCGGTCGGACTGCCAGATCGTGGTGACCGACGCCGAGCACCGGCCCCTGCTCGACGGCCTCGACCTGGCCGGCACGCTGGTCCTGGACACCTCGACTCCGCAGTGGAAGCAGTTGGTCGCCGAGGCCGGCACCCTGGTCCCGCATCGTCAGGTCGAGATGACCGACCCGTTCATGATGATCTTCACCTCCGGAACCAGTGGGAACCCGAAAGCCGTGCAGGTCTCGCATCTGATGCCGGTATTCGCCGGGGTCAACCTGACCCAGCGTTTCGCCCTGACCGAGCAGGACACCTGCTACGTGTCGATGCCGCTGTTCCACTCCAACGCGGTGGTCGCCGGCTGGGCACCCGCCGTGGTCTCCGGCGCGGCGATCGTGCCGGCGAAGTTCTCGGCGACCAACTTCCTGCGCGACGTTCGGCACTACAACGCCACGTACATGAACTACGTCGGCAAACCACTCGCCTACATCCTGGCCACCCCGGAACGCGAGGACGACGCCGACAACCCGCTGCGGGTGGCGTTCGGCAACGAAGCGAACGAAAAGGACATCGAACAGTTCGCGCGTCGCTTCGGCGCCCGGGTCGAGGACGGTTTCGGCTCCACCGAGAACGCCGTGATCGTGGTGCGTGAACCCGGCACCCCGCCGGGCTCCATCGGCAAGGGCATGGGCGGCGCGGCGGTCTACAACAGCGAGACCCTCACCCAGTGCCCGGTCGCCCGCTTCGACGAGCACGGCGCCCTGATCAACGCCGACGAGGCCATCGGCGAGTTGGTCAACCCGACCGGTTCGGGGCTGTTCAGCGGCTACTACAACGACCCCGAAGCAAACGCCGAACGGCTGCGCCACGGCATGTACTGGTCCGGAGATCTCGCCTACCAGGACGCCGAGGGCTGGATCTATCTGGCCGGCCGCACCGCCGACTGGATGCGGGTGGACGGCGAGAACCTGGCGGCCGCACCGATCGAACGGATTCTGTTGCGCCACAATGCAATAAGCCGAGTAGCGGTGTATGCGGTGCCGGATGAGCGGGTGGGCGATGCGGTGATGGCCGCGGTGGTACTGCACCAGGACCGCGCCCTCGAGCCGGAATCGTTCGAAGCTTTCCTCAACGAACAGCCCGACCTGTCCCCTAAAAGCACGCCCCCGCTACGTGCGCATTGCCGCCGAGCTGCCCAGCACCGCCACCCACAAGGTGCTCAAGCGGCAACTGATCGCCGAGGGGACCGCGATCGGCGACGGCGACACCCTCTGGGTGCGCGACGAGCGCGGCACCGCCTACCGGGTGCAGCCGCGCACTGGTAG
- a CDS encoding hypothetical protein (frameshifted, insertion at around 3154170,3153827, deletion at around 3153689,3154119) has product MQLFPAASYGKNGADIRLAVDAVEDMFRLPDLTHVVIVGGDSDYIALAQRCKRLGRYVVGIGVAGASSGSLAAACDEFVTYDALPGISTTAAPTRKRGRHASQAETDDEQPPPDPQAAATGLLERALRIGQEKDDADWLHNSEVKAQMKRMNPSFSEKSLGFKSFSDFLRSRSELVDLDESTTTRMVRLKTDQS; this is encoded by the coding sequence GTGCAGCTGTTCCCGGCGGCCTCTTACGGAAAGAACGGCGCCGACATCCGATTGGCCGTTGACGCCGTGGAGGACATGTTCCGGCTACCCGACCTCACCCACGTGGTGATCGTCGGCGGCGATTCGGACTACATCGCGCTGGCGCAACGCTGCAAACGGCTGGGTCGATACGTCGTCGGAATCGGGGTGGCCGGGGCCAGCAGCGGCTCACTCGCCGCCGCCTGCGACGAGTTCGTCACCTACGACGCCTTGCCCGGGATCTCGACCACCGCGGCCCCCACCCGCAAACGCGGCCGGCACGCCAGCCAGGCCGAGACCGACGACGAGCAGCCACCACCGGACCCGCAGGCCGCCGCCACCGGGTTGCTCGAGCGGGCGCTGCGGATCGGGCAGGAAAAGGACGACGCCGACTGGCTGCACAATTCCGAAGTCAAAGCGCAGATGAAGCGGATGAACCCGTCGTTCAGCGAGAAGTCTCTGGGCTTCAAGTCTTTCAGCGACTTCCTGCGCTCGCGCAGCGAACTCGTCGACCTCGACGAGAGCACCACCACGCGCATGGTGCGACTGAAAACCGACCAGTCCTAG
- a CDS encoding hypothetical protein (frameshifted, insertion at around 3155500), with protein MLIAPASMRSVGEIAGGVSSSLLSRAADVVLKERRPLVLMVREAPLNLIHLRNMATITEAGGTIFPPVPAFYFRPTTIEDIVDHSVGRALDQFGIHTDVFPRWDEDLRHSVVRRSED; from the coding sequence ATGCTCATCGCGCCGGCATCGATGCGCAGCGTCGGGGAAATCGCCGGCGGCGTCAGCTCGTCGCTGTTGTCGCGGGCGGCCGACGTCGTCCTCAAAGAGCGCCGACCGTTGGTGCTCATGGTTCGTGAGGCGCCGCTCAACCTCATCCATCTGCGCAACATGGCCACCATCACCGAAGCCGGCGGCACCATCTTTCCGCCGGTGCCCGCGTTCTACTTTCGGCCGACCACCATCGAGGACATCGTCGACCATTCCGTCGGGCGGGCGCTGGACCAGTTCGGCATCCACACCGACGTGTTTCCCCGGTGGGACGAGGACCTGCGGCACAGCGTCGTTCGTCGCAGCGAAGACTAA
- a CDS encoding hypothetical protein (frameshifted, insertion at around 3155500), whose protein sequence is MINLTGQPDRLVVGITGATGIVYGARALDILRSVGIETHLIVTRAAGLTREYETDLTRQDLEARADHVYNVTDVGAPLASGPF, encoded by the coding sequence GTGATCAATCTGACCGGCCAACCCGACCGGCTCGTCGTCGGCATCACCGGCGCCACCGGCATCGTGTACGGCGCCCGCGCGCTCGACATCCTGCGCAGCGTGGGAATCGAGACGCACCTGATCGTCACCCGCGCCGCCGGCCTCACCCGCGAATACGAAACGGACCTCACTCGCCAGGACCTGGAGGCGCGGGCCGACCACGTCTACAACGTCACCGACGTCGGCGCCCCGCTGGCCTCGGGCCCTTTCTGA
- a CDS encoding hypothetical protein (frameshifted, deletion at around 3156155), producing the protein MLWAMQTRMQGNRDIIVIPGVAGHVLDPSQQPSYDPTLPAKGTTAKTIFDASVPFDLREQFERAHFRDVDPRPYAPELNLEYP; encoded by the coding sequence GTGCTGTGGGCGATGCAGACCCGGATGCAGGGCAATCGCGACATCATCGTCATCCCGGGTGTCGCCGGCCATGTACTGGATCCCAGCCAGCAACCCAGCTACGACCCGACCCTGCCGGCCAAGGGAACCACCGCGAAGACCATTTTCGACGCCAGCGTTCCGTTCGACCTGCGTGAGCAATTCGAGCGGGCCCATTTCCGCGACGTCGACCCGCGCCCGTACGCCCCCGAGCTGAACCTGGAGTACCCGTGA
- a CDS encoding hypothetical protein (frameshifted, deletion at around 3156158), with product MGDNGSPEGAEAEPITDLRSALRRLRRHPGQLIETDHPVDPIGEIAGVYRRIGAGGTVERPTRIGPAMIFNNVTGFPGARVLVGLMASRKRVGILLESAPDRLTQRMAAAYENAVPPAEFTGQQPPCQEVVHRADDPGFDLRTLLPAPTNTDQDAGPYFCLGLVLGSDPELGTDVTIHRLCVQGRDEMTIFFAPGRHIDAFRRRAEAAGRAFEITVNMGLDPAIPIGATFEAPTTPLGYDELAIAGGLRGRPVELVRGVTVEQQAIAAAEVVIEGYIIPGERQAEDQNTHTGHAMPEFPGYDGPANQALPVIKVTAITTRRDPILQTLVGPGEEHVSLAGIPTEASIYHALHDAMPGFVSEVYSHSAGEAENSSQF from the coding sequence ATGGGAGACAACGGCTCACCCGAGGGCGCCGAAGCCGAACCGATCACTGATCTGCGATCGGCGCTGCGTCGGCTGCGGCGACATCCCGGCCAGTTGATCGAGACCGACCATCCCGTCGACCCGATCGGCGAAATCGCCGGCGTCTACCGGCGCATCGGTGCCGGCGGCACGGTGGAGCGGCCCACTCGGATCGGGCCGGCGATGATCTTCAACAACGTCACCGGCTTCCCGGGCGCCCGGGTCCTGGTCGGTCTGATGGCCAGCCGCAAACGGGTCGGGATCCTGCTCGAGTCCGCTCCCGACCGACTCACCCAGCGGATGGCGGCAGCCTACGAAAACGCAGTCCCGCCAGCGGAATTCACCGGTCAGCAGCCTCCCTGTCAAGAAGTCGTGCACCGGGCCGACGATCCCGGCTTCGACCTGCGCACGCTGCTGCCCGCGCCCACCAACACCGACCAGGATGCGGGTCCCTACTTCTGCCTGGGTCTGGTGTTGGGCAGCGATCCTGAGCTGGGCACCGACGTCACCATTCACCGGTTGTGCGTGCAGGGGCGCGACGAGATGACCATCTTCTTCGCGCCCGGACGGCACATCGACGCCTTCCGGCGCCGCGCCGAGGCCGCGGGACGCGCGTTCGAAATCACCGTGAACATGGGTTTGGATCCTGCGATTCCCATCGGTGCCACGTTCGAAGCCCCCACCACGCCACTGGGTTACGACGAACTGGCCATCGCCGGCGGCTTGCGCGGCCGGCCCGTCGAGCTGGTCCGCGGCGTCACGGTCGAACAGCAAGCGATCGCCGCCGCCGAGGTGGTCATCGAGGGCTACATCATTCCCGGGGAACGTCAGGCCGAGGACCAGAACACCCACACCGGCCACGCCATGCCCGAGTTCCCCGGCTACGACGGACCGGCAAACCAGGCGCTGCCGGTCATCAAGGTGACCGCGATTACGACGCGCAGGGACCCGATCCTGCAAACCCTCGTCGGCCCCGGCGAGGAACACGTCAGCCTCGCCGGCATCCCCACCGAGGCCAGCATCTACCACGCTCTGCACGACGCGATGCCCGGATTCGTCAGCGAGGTTTACTCACACAGTGCGGGAGAGGCGGAAAATTCCTCGCAATTCTGA
- the fabG3 gene encoding 3-alpha-(or 20-beta)-hydroxysteroid dehydrogenase: MPNRLTDKVALISGGARGMGAAHVRKLVAEGARVVFGDILDDEGKAVAAEVGDAARYLHLDVTQPEQWDAAVASTLQEFGRLDILVNNAGIINIGTFEDYALSEWQRILDINLTGVFLGIRAVVKPMKEAGRGSIINISSIEGIAGTIACHGYTATKFAVRGLTKSAALELGPNGIRVNSIHPGLIKTPMTEWVPEDIFQTALGRAAEPEEVSNLVVYLASDESSYSTGSEFVVDGGCVAGLGHKDFSAVDTDAQPEWVT, translated from the coding sequence ATGCCGAACCGTCTGACCGACAAGGTCGCCCTGATCAGTGGCGGCGCCCGCGGGATGGGCGCGGCCCACGTCCGCAAACTGGTCGCCGAGGGAGCCAGGGTGGTCTTCGGCGACATTCTCGATGACGAAGGTAAAGCGGTCGCCGCCGAAGTCGGCGACGCCGCCCGCTACCTGCACCTCGACGTCACCCAACCCGAGCAGTGGGACGCCGCGGTCGCGTCCACCCTGCAGGAGTTCGGCCGGCTCGACATCCTGGTGAACAACGCGGGGATCATCAACATCGGCACCTTCGAGGACTACGCGCTCTCGGAGTGGCAGCGCATCCTGGACATCAACCTGACCGGCGTCTTCCTGGGCATCCGTGCGGTCGTCAAACCGATGAAGGAAGCGGGCCGCGGGTCCATCATCAACATCTCCTCCATCGAAGGCATCGCCGGCACCATCGCCTGCCACGGTTACACCGCAACCAAATTCGCCGTCCGCGGCCTCACCAAGTCGGCCGCGCTGGAGCTGGGTCCCAACGGCATCCGGGTGAATTCCATCCACCCCGGACTCATCAAGACGCCGATGACCGAGTGGGTGCCCGAGGACATCTTCCAGACCGCCCTGGGCCGGGCCGCCGAACCCGAGGAAGTGTCCAACCTGGTCGTGTACCTGGCCAGTGACGAGTCCAGCTACTCCACCGGATCGGAATTCGTCGTCGACGGCGGCTGCGTGGCCGGACTGGGCCACAAGGATTTCTCCGCCGTCGACACCGACGCGCAACCCGAATGGGTCACCTGA
- a CDS encoding hypothetical protein (frameshifted, deletion at around 3159489), which produces MIRENAERGFRAVTFSENPAMLGFPSIHSGHWDPMMAACAETGTVVNLHIGSSGSSPSTTADAPPDVPGVLFFAYAISAAVDWLYSGLPSRFPDLKICLSEGGIGWVAGLLDRLDHMLSYHQMYGTWQALGEKLTPAEVFTRNFWFCAVEDKSSFVQYQRIGADNIMLEADYPHCDSTWPHTQQTIHEEIGGLPGDVVRKITWENASRLYQHPVPVDIQRDPDAF; this is translated from the coding sequence ATGATCCGGGAGAACGCCGAACGCGGTTTCCGCGCCGTCACTTTCAGCGAGAACCCGGCGATGCTCGGCTTCCCGAGCATCCACTCGGGCCACTGGGACCCGATGATGGCGGCGTGCGCCGAGACCGGCACGGTGGTCAACCTGCACATCGGCTCGTCCGGCTCGTCGCCGTCCACCACCGCGGATGCCCCGCCGGACGTGCCCGGCGTGCTGTTCTTCGCCTACGCCATCTCAGCGGCGGTGGATTGGCTGTACTCAGGTTTGCCCAGCAGGTTCCCGGATCTCAAGATCTGTCTGTCCGAGGGTGGAATCGGTTGGGTCGCCGGACTTTTGGACCGGCTCGACCATATGCTCAGCTACCACCAGATGTACGGGACGTGGCAGGCGCTCGGTGAAAAGCTCACGCCCGCAGAGGTATTCACCCGTAATTTCTGGTTCTGCGCGGTGGAGGACAAGTCGTCCTTCGTGCAATACCAGCGAATCGGCGCGGACAACATCATGCTCGAGGCGGACTATCCGCACTGCGACTCGACCTGGCCGCACACCCAGCAGACGATCCACGAAGAGATCGGCGGTCTACCCGGCGACGTGGTCCGCAAAATCACCTGGGAGAACGCCTCCCGGTTGTATCAGCACCCGGTGCCGGTCGACATCCAGCGCGACCCGGACGCCTTCTGA
- a CDS encoding hypothetical protein (frameshifted, deletion at around 3159489) translates to MKSIDELAADLSFTTAKTGADRSVTFLPDPPRAHRRYTVISVDDHIVEPPDTFTGRLPRKFADRAPKVVDTADGGQTWVYDGHVLPNVGFNAVVGRPVAEYGFEPVRFDEMRRGAWDIQARIADMDLNGIYASLNFPSFLPGFAGQRLQQVTADRDLALASVRAWNDWHLQAWAGPYPERIIPCQARGCWTPNSARR, encoded by the coding sequence ATGAAATCGATCGACGAGCTGGCCGCCGACCTCAGTTTCACCACGGCCAAGACCGGTGCCGATCGCTCCGTCACCTTCTTGCCCGATCCGCCTCGGGCGCACCGCCGTTACACGGTGATCTCGGTGGACGACCACATCGTCGAACCTCCGGACACGTTCACCGGGCGGTTGCCGCGCAAGTTCGCCGACCGCGCACCGAAGGTCGTCGACACCGCTGATGGGGGACAGACCTGGGTCTATGACGGCCACGTGCTGCCCAATGTCGGCTTCAACGCCGTGGTGGGGCGCCCGGTCGCAGAGTATGGCTTCGAGCCCGTCCGCTTCGACGAGATGCGGCGCGGCGCGTGGGATATCCAAGCACGCATCGCGGACATGGACCTCAACGGGATCTACGCGTCGCTGAACTTCCCGTCGTTCCTGCCGGGCTTCGCCGGCCAGCGCCTGCAACAGGTGACCGCGGACCGCGACCTCGCGTTGGCGTCGGTGCGGGCGTGGAACGACTGGCATCTACAGGCGTGGGCGGGGCCGTATCCCGAACGGATCATCCCCTGTCAGGCCCGTGGCTGCTGGACCCCGAACTCGGCGCGGCGATGA